GATGAGGGCGGCGTTGCTGCGATCACCGAGCGTACGACCGACTCCGTAGGTCAAGCCGACTCCCACGAGCGAACCGGCGAACGCCGCGATCGGAAGCAACGCCACGGGTCCGATTGCCGCCCCGGGCGCCAGTACGAACGCCAGCGTGGCGCCGAAGCCTGCCCCTGCCGCAACGCCGAGGAGGTAGGGATCGGCGAGGGGATTGCGGAATACGCCTTGATAGGCGGCGCCCGAGATCGCCAGCGCTGCTCCCACGATTGCCCCGAGCACGACTCGCGGCAGCCGCAACTGCCAGAGAATGTCTAGTTGCGTCTCGGTCAATCCATGAGGAACATCGAGAAAGGGCAGCCCGTCGCCGAGTGCTCGCAGCACGTCGTTCACCTCGAGCCCGGCCGGTCCAATCAGCAGCCCGGCCAGACCGGCAGCCAGCAGCACAGATACCCCGGCTGCGACCTGACCCCACCGCGGCCGCGCCGCCCGGGGCAGGTCCGGCCCAACGACGAGAGTGCTATTCATCCGCCTGCCCGGAGCTCGGCCACGTTGGCCGCCACCGACGCCAGAAACTCGATGGTGCGCGGACCCCAGCGGGAGGCGATGTCATCGTCGACTACCACGACCGAACCCGTCTGCACTGCAGAGATGTTCTCCCAGCCGGGTCGAGCGGCCACCGACTCGAGCGACTCCCCGCAACAGTCGGTCACGAAGATGAGATCGGGATCCGCCGAGACGATGTGCTCGACAGAGAGCTGCGGGTAACCGAACCCATCGACGTCGGCCGGGTCGGCGATGTTGACCAACCCGAGCAGCGAGTACACGTGTCCGATGAAGGTCGACGAGGTCACCGAGTAGAAAGTCGGATCGAGTTCGTGGTAGTAGGTGAGCGGCTCGTCCATGACCGGCAGTCCGGCGACAATCGACTCGAGATCTACCGCCAGCAACTCGACCAGCTCGGCCGCCTCAGTGCGGTGGCCCGTCGCCGCTCCGATCTGATCGATCTGGGTGAACACCTCGTCGATGGTGAGGACCGCCGGCATGAGCAGGACCGGGATGTTCAGCGCTCCCAGCGTCGCCACCATGTCTTCGATGTCATTCGAGATGATGACCAGATCTGGCTCGTAGGCTGCAATCGCCTCGAAGTTGGGCGTGAACCCGGAGAGGTCCGTGACGGGGGCGTTGACCGGGAAGGTCGAGTATTCGTCCACCGCGATCACCTGATCCCCCGCACCGACCGCAAAGAGCATCTCGGTGGCCGTGGGAGAGAGCGAGACGATCGCCGAAGGACGCTGCTCCAGGACCACCGGACCGTTTCCGGCCTGGATCGTGACCGGGAATGCCACCGCGATCGACACGGCCGTCGTTTCGGCAGTTGTCGCCGGGGTCGATGGAACCGTGGTGCCGGGCCGATCGTCGCCCGCATTCGAACCGGTGCACGACGCCGCGAGCAACACCAGTCCGACCAGAGCGGACATCCTCTTGAGAAACAACACATCCTCCGTGACTGGAGGATGAAGGTGGCTTCGGTGACCTGGAAACCAGGTCACGAACACTGCCTTCACCCGAGACTTGTTCGTGGCCGTTGAGTCAGGCGTCCTGGCTCGTTCCCCGTAGGGACTTCACAGTTGCGGGACAGCATCGGGATTGCACCGAATTTCGCTGGCCTCGACGGCATCCGGACGGTTGCGCCGGACAGGGTGAGTATAGCCCTACCGCCATCGAGCCGGGCCGCCGCTCGTCCCTCTCCTCACACAGGGTTCGGCGATCGAGCAGGTCAACCCCGCCCAACGCTCGACTCGCTCAGATGGCACAATGGAAACATGGCGGTCAGTCGCGCAGAGAGACGAAGCGACCGGAGGCGGCGGGTAGAGGAGGTCTTCGGTGAAGACCTTGCTCCAATCGCACTCGATCTCCTGGAACTCACCGAGCTCGCCTGGCATGACTGCTACGGAGAGATCACACCTTCCGAAGACATGATCGAAGCGATGCTCGTGCTCAGCGAGGGACGCATCGAGCGCCTCATCGAGGCGGCGCGGCTGGGTGTTGTGGACTGGCGAGATCTCAAGGTGGCGGCCGACGCGTTTCGCAACCGCGCCTAATGGGGGTCTACGGGGCTTCTGCGGTTGTGGGAGTCTTGTGGCTGAGCCTGCTGGCCGGTGAGCACTGCCG
This genomic stretch from Acidimicrobiia bacterium harbors:
- a CDS encoding helical backbone metal receptor, with the protein product MLFLKRMSALVGLVLLAASCTGSNAGDDRPGTTVPSTPATTAETTAVSIAVAFPVTIQAGNGPVVLEQRPSAIVSLSPTATEMLFAVGAGDQVIAVDEYSTFPVNAPVTDLSGFTPNFEAIAAYEPDLVIISNDIEDMVATLGALNIPVLLMPAVLTIDEVFTQIDQIGAATGHRTEAAELVELLAVDLESIVAGLPVMDEPLTYYHELDPTFYSVTSSTFIGHVYSLLGLVNIADPADVDGFGYPQLSVEHIVSADPDLIFVTDCCGESLESVAARPGWENISAVQTGSVVVVDDDIASRWGPRTIEFLASVAANVAELRAGG